Proteins from a genomic interval of uncultured Desulfuromusa sp.:
- a CDS encoding UDP-glucose/GDP-mannose dehydrogenase family protein → MNLTVIGTGYVGLVSGACFAEMGNHVTCVDVDQKKIENLKLGILPIYEPGLEVMVKRNWDEKRLSFSTNLAEDMENSNIFFIAVGTPPGEDGSADLQYVLAVAREIGQLMTQYSVIVDKSTVPVGTADLVRKAVQEELDKRAVEIKFDVVSNPEFLKEGAAIDDFMKPDRIVVGTESPRAQDLMRQLYASFNRNHERTIFMGVRDAEMTKYAANSMLATKISFINEISNLCELMNVDVENVRRGIGSDSRIGFSFIYPGCGYGGSCFPKDVQALIRMAQGVDYVPEVLLSVEKRNYHQKRWFSRQLEKRFGADLSGKTFGVWGLSFKPGTDDMREAPAKVLLADLLAAGAKALVYDPIAMETAKQELPSEWFDSGEVTLVANQYEALKQVDGLLLVTEWKPFRNPDLAAMSRTMRGKIIFDGRNQYDPEYIRNEGFEYFGVGRLG, encoded by the coding sequence ATGAATCTTACCGTTATTGGAACTGGTTATGTTGGCCTTGTCAGTGGCGCCTGTTTTGCCGAGATGGGTAACCATGTTACCTGTGTCGATGTGGATCAGAAGAAAATAGAAAACCTTAAACTCGGAATTCTACCTATTTATGAGCCAGGTCTTGAAGTGATGGTTAAGAGAAACTGGGACGAAAAACGGCTCAGTTTCTCGACTAATCTTGCAGAAGACATGGAAAATTCAAATATTTTTTTCATTGCTGTCGGGACCCCTCCCGGTGAAGATGGTTCAGCAGATCTTCAATATGTGTTGGCAGTTGCCAGAGAAATTGGTCAACTGATGACGCAGTATTCGGTTATTGTCGATAAGTCAACGGTTCCGGTCGGCACCGCAGATCTGGTTCGAAAAGCAGTTCAGGAAGAGCTTGATAAACGGGCGGTGGAAATTAAATTTGATGTTGTCAGCAATCCTGAGTTTCTCAAAGAAGGAGCTGCCATTGATGATTTTATGAAACCGGATCGAATCGTTGTTGGGACCGAAAGCCCTCGTGCCCAAGATCTGATGCGCCAGCTGTATGCTTCTTTTAACCGCAACCATGAACGGACGATTTTTATGGGCGTGCGTGATGCGGAAATGACCAAATACGCAGCGAACTCGATGCTGGCGACCAAGATATCTTTCATCAACGAAATTTCTAATCTTTGTGAATTGATGAATGTTGATGTTGAAAATGTCCGGCGTGGGATAGGCTCAGATAGTCGTATCGGTTTCTCTTTTATTTATCCGGGCTGCGGTTATGGCGGCTCCTGTTTTCCAAAGGATGTTCAAGCTCTCATCCGTATGGCTCAAGGGGTCGATTATGTTCCCGAAGTTCTGCTTTCTGTCGAAAAGCGTAATTATCATCAGAAACGTTGGTTCTCACGTCAACTGGAAAAACGTTTTGGTGCTGACTTGTCCGGTAAGACCTTTGGGGTTTGGGGCCTCTCTTTTAAGCCTGGGACGGACGATATGCGTGAAGCACCTGCTAAGGTTTTATTGGCGGATCTTCTCGCTGCAGGTGCCAAAGCACTGGTTTATGATCCGATCGCCATGGAAACGGCAAAACAAGAACTCCCTTCTGAGTGGTTTGATTCCGGTGAGGTTACATTAGTTGCTAATCAGTATGAGGCATTAAAGCAGGTTGACGGATTACTGTTGGTGACCGAGTGGAAGCCGTTCAGGAACCCTGACCTCGCAGCTATGAGCCGGACGATGCGGGGGAAAATCATCTTCGATGGTCGTAATCAATATGATCCCGAATATATTCGCAATGAAGGTTTTGAGTATTTCGGTGTTGGACGTTTAGGTTAG
- the prsK gene encoding XrtA/PEP-CTERM system histidine kinase PrsK, with product MLTEILLWSNILLCPVVGVILLLRRSYLVSTLFIVAALFLFSGLSFIDLRSLQQPEQIFIWRRFGLFFEVFAILSCYFYTKTAFRDNSEIYKGTGFWISVILAFSLVLTVIFSPIDSLLFSPDFVDEHILFLTKQGFVIYLLLMIYLVFGLVQLERTLAGLHQTQRWGVKVIVLSSGLLLVSFALYFSQSLLYRSINMNYLSIRSVAVFSACLMFAYSQLYRESGSKLALSRGIAHRSFVLLIVGGYLILLGVVGEGLRYLNLSNAKQIFSGLLLVSILGLAVVFLSERLRRKLKVILHKNFYQSKYDYQEQWKKFAERMTSGLALSDIQSAILDLFCDSLACKGAALYLYDYESKTYAYASSFNSRRDWRPFSAEDPLIVSLKQKEWIINLRENHPEFVNSLIESFDDIGAFLVIPLFFDEDLAGFIVLGEQIDADEILTYEDYDLLRMLARQTIATVQGLRLSEQLTTSRELAAIGKVSTFVLHDLKNQVSGLSLMLDNARDYIDDPEFQEDMIETVGNTVKNMKGLIGRLKNIKEKPSLVIASVQLNKIIEDAVETAGTNIDVDGTAVRVAVDEEEIYKVILNLLVNALEATTDAAPVRVHYGKKNDLAFVQISDSGCGMSAEFIEEKLFKPFATTKKHGFGIGLYQCQQIIESHCGTIEVESLEGEGTKFTLFLPLAAEQGQ from the coding sequence ATGCTTACTGAAATTTTACTTTGGTCAAACATCCTTCTCTGCCCTGTTGTCGGGGTTATTCTTCTGCTGCGCCGCTCCTATCTGGTTTCGACCCTGTTTATAGTTGCGGCGCTGTTTTTATTTTCGGGCCTGTCTTTTATAGACTTGCGGTCTTTGCAGCAACCTGAGCAAATATTTATCTGGCGCAGATTCGGTTTGTTTTTTGAAGTTTTTGCTATTTTAAGCTGTTATTTTTACACCAAAACGGCCTTTCGCGATAATTCCGAGATTTATAAAGGGACCGGCTTTTGGATTTCCGTGATTTTGGCCTTTTCTTTAGTGCTGACGGTCATTTTCAGTCCGATAGATAGCCTGCTTTTCTCTCCTGATTTCGTCGATGAGCATATTCTTTTTCTCACCAAACAAGGATTTGTCATCTATCTGCTGCTGATGATTTATCTGGTTTTTGGCTTGGTCCAGCTGGAAAGAACTCTTGCCGGTTTGCATCAGACACAACGCTGGGGAGTAAAAGTCATTGTGTTAAGCAGTGGTTTGCTGCTGGTTTCTTTTGCTCTCTACTTTAGTCAGAGTCTTCTTTATCGCTCGATTAACATGAATTACCTGTCTATCCGTTCCGTTGCCGTTTTCAGCGCTTGTTTGATGTTCGCGTATTCGCAACTTTACCGGGAATCAGGCAGTAAGTTAGCTCTGTCACGCGGCATTGCTCATCGTTCTTTTGTGTTGCTGATTGTCGGCGGATATCTGATATTATTGGGAGTTGTTGGCGAGGGCTTACGTTATCTTAACCTCTCCAATGCAAAACAGATTTTTTCAGGACTTTTGCTTGTCAGTATTCTTGGCCTCGCGGTGGTTTTTCTGTCAGAACGATTGCGCCGCAAGCTGAAAGTAATTCTGCACAAGAATTTTTATCAAAGTAAATATGATTACCAGGAACAATGGAAGAAATTTGCTGAAAGGATGACATCCGGACTGGCTTTGAGTGATATTCAGTCAGCTATTCTCGACTTGTTTTGTGATTCTCTGGCATGCAAGGGAGCTGCACTCTATCTTTATGATTATGAATCAAAAACTTATGCCTACGCTTCCTCTTTTAATTCCCGGCGTGATTGGCGTCCTTTTTCCGCAGAAGACCCTTTGATTGTCAGCTTGAAACAGAAAGAGTGGATTATCAATCTGAGAGAAAACCACCCCGAATTTGTCAATTCTTTGATTGAATCTTTTGACGATATCGGAGCTTTTCTTGTCATTCCACTTTTTTTTGATGAAGATCTGGCTGGATTTATTGTTCTCGGTGAACAGATCGACGCAGATGAAATCTTGACCTATGAAGATTACGATTTGTTACGGATGTTGGCTCGTCAGACCATCGCAACGGTTCAGGGCTTGCGACTTTCTGAGCAGTTGACAACATCAAGAGAGTTGGCTGCAATCGGTAAGGTTTCCACATTTGTGTTGCACGATTTGAAAAATCAGGTTTCAGGATTGTCTCTGATGCTTGATAATGCCAGAGATTACATTGACGATCCTGAGTTCCAGGAGGATATGATTGAGACGGTTGGCAATACAGTTAAAAACATGAAAGGGCTTATTGGGCGCTTAAAGAACATCAAGGAAAAACCATCGCTGGTGATCGCTTCTGTGCAGTTAAATAAAATCATTGAGGACGCGGTTGAAACAGCCGGAACAAATATTGATGTTGATGGGACAGCTGTTCGTGTTGCTGTGGATGAAGAAGAAATATATAAGGTGATATTGAATCTGCTGGTGAATGCCCTTGAAGCAACGACTGATGCTGCTCCGGTTCGCGTTCATTATGGTAAGAAAAATGACTTGGCTTTTGTTCAGATCAGTGATTCAGGTTGTGGCATGAGTGCCGAGTTTATTGAAGAAAAACTCTTTAAGCCCTTTGCAACGACTAAAAAACATGGGTTTGGAATTGGACTTTATCAATGTCAACAGATTATCGAATCTCATTGTGGGACGATTGAGGTGGAAAGTCTGGAAGGGGAGGGAACCAAGTTTACCCTGTTCTTACCACTAGCTGCTGAGCAAGGCCAGTAG
- the prsR gene encoding PEP-CTERM-box response regulator transcription factor: MKKLLIVDDSPEIRKQLKWGLGKDYRIFLAASVDEALKLFKQHSPSVVTLDLGLPPDIDGASEGLRCLQEMLQQRPATKIIVLSGNEDHANALAAVSMGAYDYYHKPINLDELKIILSRAFHLAGLEEENQRLQISASQDQSNGYSGIFGQCPQMQQVFAMIKKVASIDVPILILGESGTGKEVVARAIHNRGIRKDGNVIAINCGAIPENLLESELFGHEKGAFTGAQNRVQGKVEYAEGGTLFLDEIGEMAPLLQVKLLRFLQEKVIQRVGGRDDIPVDTRIVAATNIDIQDSIKTGKFREDLYYRIGVITIELPPLRERGEDIELLANIFLRRFGQEFGQKVRGYSTAAINWLRTYDWPGNVRELENKVKRAVVMAETPIIEAYDLGFEEKNSGADAVEAAESSNSHPVPTSTSAFDFSGMTLKEGRRQVENILLKQALERAQGNIMKAAEELSVSRPTFYDLLKKHGLHQG; this comes from the coding sequence TTGAAAAAACTACTCATTGTTGATGATAGTCCGGAAATAAGAAAGCAATTGAAGTGGGGATTGGGGAAAGACTATCGTATTTTTTTGGCTGCATCCGTTGATGAAGCGCTGAAATTGTTCAAACAACATTCTCCCAGTGTCGTTACTCTGGACTTAGGTTTACCGCCAGATATCGATGGTGCTTCAGAAGGGTTACGCTGTCTGCAGGAAATGCTGCAACAGCGCCCGGCAACCAAGATTATTGTCCTGTCCGGTAACGAAGATCATGCCAATGCTTTAGCTGCTGTATCCATGGGAGCATATGATTATTATCACAAGCCGATAAATCTGGACGAGTTGAAAATTATTCTTTCCCGGGCATTTCATCTGGCCGGACTTGAAGAGGAGAATCAGCGCCTCCAGATTTCAGCCTCCCAGGATCAAAGCAATGGTTATAGTGGTATCTTCGGTCAGTGCCCGCAGATGCAGCAGGTCTTTGCCATGATCAAGAAAGTGGCATCCATTGATGTTCCCATTCTTATTCTGGGAGAGAGTGGGACCGGTAAAGAGGTCGTTGCCCGAGCGATTCATAATCGTGGAATTCGCAAAGATGGTAATGTGATTGCAATCAACTGTGGGGCGATCCCTGAAAACCTGCTGGAAAGCGAACTTTTCGGCCATGAAAAGGGGGCTTTTACCGGAGCACAGAACCGGGTTCAGGGGAAAGTTGAATATGCCGAAGGGGGAACTCTGTTTCTTGATGAGATAGGTGAAATGGCACCACTTCTCCAAGTGAAACTGCTGCGTTTTTTACAGGAAAAGGTGATTCAGAGGGTTGGTGGCCGGGACGATATTCCCGTGGACACAAGAATTGTCGCAGCAACCAATATTGATATCCAGGATTCAATCAAAACCGGAAAATTTCGTGAGGACCTTTATTACCGGATCGGAGTTATAACAATTGAGTTGCCTCCATTACGTGAACGTGGAGAAGATATTGAGTTGTTGGCTAATATCTTTCTGCGTCGTTTTGGTCAGGAGTTTGGCCAGAAGGTGAGGGGATACAGCACCGCTGCGATAAACTGGTTGAGAACTTATGACTGGCCCGGAAATGTGCGGGAATTAGAGAATAAAGTCAAAAGAGCTGTCGTTATGGCAGAAACCCCAATCATCGAAGCATATGATCTCGGTTTTGAAGAAAAGAATTCAGGTGCAGACGCTGTGGAAGCAGCTGAGAGTTCAAATTCTCATCCCGTGCCCACTTCGACGAGTGCATTTGACTTCTCAGGGATGACTCTCAAGGAAGGGCGGCGACAGGTTGAAAACATTTTATTGAAGCAGGCATTGGAGCGCGCTCAAGGAAATATTATGAAAGCCGCAGAAGAGCTGTCGGTGAGTCGACCAACGTTCTACGATTTATTAAAAAAACATGGTTTACATCAGGGATAA
- a CDS encoding fibronectin type III domain-containing protein: MKLYQLVIVMFLFFVNSISLAFCQDVTLSWDPSPTSGVDGYKVYYKQGNMTPPFDGIGADQGASPVDVGDTLSTMLTGLSDGVTYFFTVTAYQDPDSESSFSNIVSNSWIPSLTIPTDNTTAEPVPVTFRWETAPSGYDVTYTLFYGTDEAEVTSATSGILPPPWGNNLIPTGLILVLIVGLLTQIEYGQIMSMKPVIKPAYSFLAVILAGGILTACGGGGGGGSSSDRSATSTETPVTESVLYSIDKGSSDYHQAFDLTGSTTYFWKVVATDTRDPNLTYESEVRSFTTEVF, encoded by the coding sequence ATGAAGTTATATCAACTAGTTATAGTTATGTTTTTATTTTTTGTCAATTCAATAAGCTTAGCTTTTTGTCAGGACGTCACTCTCTCCTGGGACCCCAGCCCGACCTCGGGTGTCGATGGCTACAAAGTTTATTACAAGCAGGGGAATATGACCCCCCCTTTCGATGGCATCGGAGCAGACCAAGGAGCTTCACCGGTTGATGTTGGCGATACCCTATCAACAATGTTGACCGGCCTCAGTGATGGAGTCACATACTTTTTCACGGTCACAGCCTATCAGGACCCTGACAGCGAAAGTAGTTTTTCAAATATTGTCAGTAATAGCTGGATACCCTCTTTAACTATTCCAACCGATAACACAACCGCTGAACCGGTCCCTGTGACCTTCAGGTGGGAAACGGCACCTTCCGGCTATGATGTCACTTACACCCTCTTTTATGGGACAGATGAAGCAGAGGTTACCTCTGCCACTTCAGGGATATTGCCCCCTCCTTGGGGAAACAATCTGATCCCAACGGGGCTTATCCTTGTATTAATTGTGGGGTTACTTACACAAATAGAGTATGGTCAGATAATGTCAATGAAGCCGGTCATCAAACCAGCCTATTCTTTTCTGGCAGTGATCCTGGCAGGAGGAATTTTAACCGCTTGTGGCGGCGGTGGCGGTGGTGGATCTTCAAGCGATCGTTCAGCGACGAGCACCGAAACACCGGTCACCGAATCCGTGCTTTATTCCATCGACAAAGGAAGTAGTGACTATCACCAGGCTTTTGATCTGACTGGTTCAACAACCTATTTCTGGAAGGTCGTTGCAACAGATACTCGAGATCCAAACCTCACCTATGAAAGCGAAGTCAGATCATTTACAACGGAAGTTTTTTAG